From a region of the Streptomyces sp. NBC_00193 genome:
- a CDS encoding glycine C-acetyltransferase, translating to MFETVRADLRTTLDEIRSAGLHKPERVIGTPQNAAVAVTSGGAPGEVLNFCANNYLGLADHPEVVTAAKEALDRWGYGMASVRFICGTQEVHKELEARLSAFLGQEDTILYSSCFDANGGVFETILGPEDAVISDALNHASIIDGIRLSKARRFRYANRDMAELETRLKEATEGGARRKLIVTDGVFSMDGYVAPLAEICDLAERYDAMVMVDDSHAVGFVGPGGRGTPELHGVMDRVDIITGTLGKALGGASGGYVAARAEIVELLRQRSRPYLFSNSLAPVIAAASLKVLDLLESADDLRERLAANTALFRTKMTEAGFEILPGDHAIAPVMIGDAAEAARMAELLLERGVYVIGFSYPVVPMGAARIRVQLSAAHSTADVERAIAAFIDARAALAGAGA from the coding sequence ATGTTCGAGACCGTCCGCGCGGACCTCCGTACGACCCTCGACGAGATCCGCTCCGCGGGTCTGCACAAGCCCGAGCGCGTCATCGGCACCCCGCAGAACGCCGCCGTCGCCGTGACCTCGGGCGGCGCCCCCGGCGAGGTCCTCAACTTCTGCGCCAACAACTACCTCGGTCTCGCGGACCACCCCGAGGTGGTCACCGCGGCGAAGGAGGCCCTGGACCGCTGGGGCTACGGAATGGCCTCCGTGCGCTTCATCTGCGGTACGCAGGAGGTGCACAAGGAGCTGGAGGCGCGGCTCTCCGCCTTCCTCGGCCAGGAGGACACGATCCTCTACTCCTCCTGCTTCGACGCCAACGGCGGAGTCTTCGAGACCATCCTCGGCCCCGAGGACGCGGTGATCTCCGACGCCCTCAACCACGCCTCGATCATCGACGGCATCCGCCTCTCCAAGGCACGCCGCTTCCGCTACGCCAACCGCGACATGGCGGAACTGGAGACCAGGCTCAAGGAGGCCACCGAGGGCGGTGCCCGCCGCAAGCTGATCGTCACCGACGGCGTGTTCTCGATGGACGGCTACGTCGCCCCGCTCGCCGAGATCTGCGACCTCGCGGAGCGCTACGACGCCATGGTCATGGTCGACGACTCGCACGCCGTCGGCTTCGTCGGCCCCGGCGGCCGCGGCACCCCGGAACTGCACGGGGTCATGGACCGCGTGGACATCATCACCGGCACCCTCGGCAAGGCGCTGGGCGGGGCCTCCGGCGGCTACGTCGCGGCGCGCGCCGAGATCGTCGAGCTGCTGCGCCAGCGCTCGCGCCCGTACCTCTTCTCCAACTCCCTCGCCCCGGTCATCGCGGCGGCCTCCCTCAAGGTCCTCGACCTGCTGGAGTCGGCCGACGACCTGCGCGAGCGGCTCGCCGCCAACACCGCGCTCTTCCGCACGAAGATGACCGAGGCGGGCTTCGAGATCCTGCCCGGCGACCACGCCATCGCCCCGGTGATGATCGGCGACGCGGCGGAGGCGGCCAGGATGGCGGAACTCCTGCTGGAGCGCGGGGTCTACGTGATCGGCTTCTCCTACCCGGTGGTCCCGATGGGCGCGGCGCGGATCCGCGTCCAGCTCTCGGCCGCGCACTCGACGGCCGACGTGGAGCGCGCGATCGCGGCCTTCATCGACGCGCGGGCTGCCCTGGCGGGCGCCGGAGCCTGA
- a CDS encoding LysR family transcriptional regulator, which translates to MIDPRRLRILRAVADHRTVTAAAAALYLTPSAVSQQLAALEQETGHTLLTRSGRGVRLTAAGQILLGHTHEVLAQLERAEAELAAYAGGSAGEVTVAAFATGIAEVLAPAITRLAADHPGIRLRVRDAEGDQSLLLLLDGEADLALAVEYRGAPGADDGRLSVLPLYAEPFDAVLPAGHPLGDLPEVSLADLSQADWVGQYPGNPCHDVMLLACELAGFQPRLVHSSDDFRAVVALVGAGAGVALVPRSALRGMELKEVRVRPVTGPAATRRVFAATRRGAETHPLISPVLAALAREAGRLPAH; encoded by the coding sequence GTGATCGACCCCCGGAGGCTGCGCATCCTGCGGGCCGTCGCGGACCACCGTACGGTGACCGCCGCGGCCGCAGCGCTGTACCTCACCCCCTCCGCCGTGTCGCAGCAGCTCGCGGCGCTGGAGCAGGAGACGGGGCACACCCTGCTGACCCGCAGCGGCCGGGGCGTACGCCTCACCGCGGCCGGGCAGATCCTGCTCGGGCACACGCACGAGGTGCTCGCACAGCTGGAGCGGGCGGAGGCGGAACTCGCCGCCTACGCGGGCGGCTCGGCGGGCGAGGTCACCGTGGCCGCCTTCGCCACCGGCATCGCCGAAGTACTGGCCCCCGCCATCACCCGGCTCGCCGCGGACCACCCCGGGATCCGGCTGCGCGTACGCGACGCGGAGGGCGACCAGAGCCTGCTGCTCCTGCTCGACGGGGAGGCGGACCTGGCGCTGGCCGTCGAGTACCGGGGCGCCCCGGGCGCCGACGACGGCCGGCTGTCCGTGCTCCCGCTCTACGCCGAGCCCTTCGACGCGGTCCTCCCGGCCGGACACCCGCTCGGGGACCTGCCCGAGGTGTCCCTGGCCGATCTCTCCCAGGCGGACTGGGTGGGCCAGTACCCCGGCAACCCCTGCCACGACGTGATGCTCCTCGCCTGCGAACTGGCCGGGTTCCAGCCCAGGCTGGTGCACTCCTCCGACGACTTCCGGGCCGTGGTGGCCCTCGTGGGCGCCGGCGCCGGAGTGGCCCTCGTGCCGCGCTCGGCGCTGCGCGGCATGGAGCTCAAGGAGGTCCGGGTCCGCCCGGTGACCGGCCCGGCGGCGACCCGGCGGGTCTTCGCCGCCACCCGGCGCGGCGCCGAGACGCATCCGCTGATCTCCCCGGTCCTGGCGGCCCTGGCCCGCGAGGCGGGCCGGCTCCCGGCGCACTGA
- a CDS encoding MBL fold metallo-hydrolase → MADDLFRLTVLGSATPYPRADNPCSGYLLEGGGARVWVDAGSGTLGPLQRHVGLGELDAIWISHLHADHTADLLTAYYGLLYADVRRPAPLPLYGPPGIADRLAGFLTNGPDRSPVEAAFEVHELYDGHHARAGALDLTSAAVSHGMPAFALRAESGGRSLVYSGDTAPCPALTRLAEDCTLLVCEADSSAHPADGEPVHHTPEEAGDTARAARAGRLVLTHLGRDLDPAEAVSRASARFPGPVDHAAPGAVFPAR, encoded by the coding sequence ATGGCAGACGATCTTTTCCGGCTCACCGTCCTGGGCAGCGCGACGCCCTACCCGCGCGCCGACAATCCCTGCTCCGGCTACCTGCTCGAAGGCGGCGGCGCCCGGGTCTGGGTCGACGCGGGCAGCGGAACGCTCGGACCGCTGCAACGACACGTCGGGCTGGGCGAGTTGGACGCGATATGGATCTCGCACCTGCACGCCGACCACACGGCCGACCTGCTGACCGCGTACTACGGCCTGCTGTACGCCGACGTACGACGGCCCGCGCCGCTCCCCCTCTACGGGCCGCCCGGCATCGCCGACCGGCTGGCGGGATTCCTCACCAACGGCCCGGACCGCAGCCCGGTCGAGGCCGCCTTCGAGGTCCACGAGCTGTACGACGGCCACCACGCGCGGGCCGGAGCGCTCGACCTCACCAGCGCGGCGGTGTCCCACGGCATGCCCGCCTTCGCGCTGCGGGCCGAGTCGGGAGGCCGGTCGCTCGTGTACTCCGGGGATACGGCGCCCTGTCCGGCCCTGACCCGGTTGGCCGAGGACTGCACGCTCCTGGTCTGCGAGGCGGACAGCTCCGCGCACCCGGCCGACGGCGAACCGGTGCACCACACCCCCGAGGAGGCCGGTGACACCGCCCGCGCGGCCCGCGCCGGGCGACTGGTCCTCACCCACCTCGGCCGGGACCTGGATCCGGCCGAGGCCGTGTCCCGTGCCTCGGCCCGCTTCCCGGGGCCGGTCGACCACGCCGCGCCGGGCGCGGTCTTCCCGGCCCGATAG
- a CDS encoding DeoR/GlpR family DNA-binding transcription regulator — MTRKERWQTLLDLLVERGELEVEPAAEALGVSAATIRRDLDQLAEQQLLVRTRGGAVLHGVSYELPLRYRTSRRAAEKSRISETVAALIVPGEVIGLTGGTTTTEVARALAARPDLATGSPALTVVTNALNIAGELVIRPQFKIVLTGGVARPQSYELTGPLAMEVLGQLSVDTAVVGVDAFDPADGAATRHEDEAAMNRLLCERARRVVIAADSSKLGVRAFARIVATDAVDVLVTDTGLSPSVAEAFEAAGVEVIRA, encoded by the coding sequence ATGACCCGCAAGGAACGCTGGCAGACACTGCTGGACCTGCTGGTGGAGCGGGGCGAGCTGGAAGTGGAACCCGCCGCCGAGGCCCTCGGCGTGTCCGCCGCCACCATCCGGCGCGACCTCGACCAGCTCGCCGAGCAGCAGCTGCTGGTCCGCACGCGCGGCGGAGCGGTGCTGCACGGGGTCAGTTACGAACTCCCGCTGCGCTACCGCACCTCGCGCCGGGCCGCCGAGAAGAGCCGCATCAGCGAAACCGTCGCGGCGCTGATCGTCCCCGGCGAGGTGATCGGCCTGACCGGCGGCACCACGACCACCGAGGTGGCGCGCGCGCTGGCCGCCCGCCCCGACCTCGCCACCGGTTCCCCCGCCCTCACCGTGGTCACCAACGCGCTGAACATCGCGGGCGAGCTGGTCATCAGGCCGCAGTTCAAGATCGTGCTCACCGGCGGCGTGGCCCGGCCCCAGTCCTACGAGCTCACCGGCCCGCTCGCCATGGAGGTGCTGGGGCAGCTCTCCGTGGACACCGCCGTCGTCGGCGTGGACGCCTTCGACCCGGCCGACGGGGCCGCCACCCGGCACGAGGACGAGGCGGCCATGAACCGCCTGCTCTGCGAACGCGCCCGCCGCGTGGTGATCGCCGCCGACTCCAGCAAGCTCGGCGTCCGCGCCTTCGCCCGCATCGTCGCCACCGACGCCGTGGACGTACTGGTGACGGACACCGGCCTGTCCCCGTCGGTGGCCGAGGCCTTCGAGGCGGCGGGCGTGGAGGTCATCCGCGCCTGA
- a CDS encoding SIS domain-containing protein has protein sequence MSHVAYELGTQPACWERAAELAPEHRAVLPRPGERTAIVGCGTSYYMAQAAAVLREEAGQGETDAFPASEFPRHRRYDRVVALTRSGTTTEVLDLLAGLRDAGVPTTAVIGDPATPVITLADALVVLDFADEQSVVQTRFATTALTLLRAHVGLHSPSVVADARAALADPLPAELETRGQFTFLGRGWSVGLANEAALKMREAALAWAESYPAMEYRHGPISVSAPGTATWSLGDAPEGLAEQVRGTGAQWVAGHLDPLAELVRVHRLAIAVAAHQGLDPDAPRNLTRSVILTTGEEAVR, from the coding sequence ATGAGCCACGTCGCGTACGAGTTGGGCACGCAGCCCGCATGCTGGGAGCGGGCCGCCGAACTGGCCCCGGAACACCGGGCGGTGCTGCCGCGGCCGGGCGAGCGTACCGCGATCGTCGGATGCGGGACCTCGTACTACATGGCCCAGGCCGCCGCCGTGTTGCGCGAGGAGGCCGGGCAGGGCGAGACCGACGCCTTCCCCGCCTCGGAGTTCCCCCGCCACCGGCGCTACGACCGGGTCGTCGCACTGACCCGGTCCGGGACCACCACCGAGGTCCTCGACCTGCTGGCCGGACTGCGGGACGCGGGCGTGCCCACCACCGCCGTCATCGGGGACCCCGCCACCCCCGTCATCACCCTCGCCGACGCGCTCGTCGTCCTCGACTTCGCCGACGAGCAGTCCGTCGTGCAGACCCGCTTCGCCACCACGGCCCTCACCCTGCTGCGCGCCCACGTCGGCCTGCACAGCCCGTCCGTCGTCGCCGACGCGCGCGCCGCGCTCGCCGACCCGCTCCCCGCGGAGCTGGAGACCCGGGGGCAGTTCACCTTCCTCGGACGGGGCTGGAGCGTCGGACTCGCCAACGAGGCCGCCCTGAAGATGCGCGAAGCCGCCCTGGCCTGGGCCGAGTCCTACCCGGCCATGGAGTACCGGCACGGCCCCATCAGCGTCTCGGCGCCCGGCACCGCCACCTGGTCGCTCGGCGACGCCCCCGAAGGGCTCGCCGAACAGGTCCGGGGGACCGGAGCCCAGTGGGTGGCCGGGCACCTCGACCCGCTCGCCGAGCTGGTCCGCGTCCACCGGCTGGCCATCGCCGTCGCCGCCCACCAGGGGCTGGACCCGGACGCGCCGCGCAATCTGACCCGGTCCGTCATCCTCACCACGGGCGAGGAGGCCGTCCGATGA
- a CDS encoding class II fructose-bisphosphate aldolase, translated as MSLVPAGGLVLDAAARGRAVAAFNIITLEHAEAVVAGAEAAGLPVLLQLSENAVKFRGGALLPISRAAVAVAEAAGVPVGLHLDHVKSSELLRQAVDAGFSSVMYDAAHLSYAENLEATRSAADWAHVNGLWIEAELGEVGGKNGAAPLDPHAPGARTDPDEARRFVADSGVDALAVAIGSSHAMTSRTAALDHALLGRLAKTVDVPLVLHGSSGLPDAELAAAVAGGIRKVNIGTALNVAMTEAIRTHLTPADPRPYLTAAREAMTATAAAMISALN; from the coding sequence ATGAGCCTCGTCCCCGCCGGCGGGCTCGTCCTGGACGCCGCCGCCCGCGGCCGCGCCGTCGCCGCCTTCAACATCATCACGCTGGAGCACGCCGAAGCGGTCGTCGCGGGCGCCGAAGCGGCCGGACTCCCCGTGCTGCTCCAGCTCAGCGAGAACGCCGTCAAGTTCCGGGGCGGGGCGCTGCTGCCCATCAGCCGCGCGGCCGTGGCCGTCGCCGAGGCCGCCGGGGTCCCGGTCGGGCTGCACCTGGACCACGTCAAGAGCTCCGAACTGCTGCGGCAGGCCGTGGACGCCGGATTCAGCTCGGTCATGTACGACGCCGCGCACCTCTCCTACGCGGAGAACCTGGAGGCCACCCGCTCCGCCGCCGACTGGGCGCACGTCAACGGGCTCTGGATCGAAGCCGAACTCGGCGAGGTCGGCGGGAAGAACGGGGCCGCGCCGCTGGACCCGCACGCACCCGGCGCCCGTACCGACCCCGACGAGGCGCGGCGGTTCGTCGCCGACTCCGGAGTGGACGCGCTGGCCGTAGCCATCGGCAGCAGCCACGCCATGACCAGCCGCACCGCGGCCCTCGACCACGCGCTGCTCGGCCGCCTCGCCAAGACGGTCGACGTGCCGCTGGTGCTGCACGGATCCTCCGGTCTGCCTGACGCGGAACTCGCCGCGGCCGTCGCCGGCGGCATCCGAAAGGTCAACATCGGCACCGCGCTGAACGTGGCGATGACCGAAGCCATCCGCACCCATCTCACCCCCGCGGATCCCCGCCCGTATTTGACCGCCGCACGGGAGGCGATGACGGCGACGGCCGCCGCTATGATCAGCGCCCTGAACTGA
- a CDS encoding LLM class flavin-dependent oxidoreductase: MPQQQPQDSQSPYRPPYAPPPRPQPYLPHRFGVFLAPYHRPDGDPALQLRRDLDLAADLDRLGYEELWAGEHHSAGYEIIASPEVFLAAAAERTSRIMLGTGVNSLPYHQPLILADRICQLDQQSRGRAMLGVGPGQLPSDACMMGVDPLRSRAMTADALDAIVRLLRGETVTAATEWFALEEARLQLGPYRGRELEVAVASAVSPTGAVLAGRHGVGMLSLAAADPAGYGALDANWAAHERACGEAGRAADRTAWRLVTPVHLAETREQALREAEYGTPDLVDYIEKLSGTRLDGCATPAGAVERWTTEGLPTFGRAVIGTPEDAVQRVEQLADKTGGFGTFLILRLDLAEPAAALRSLELFAERVVPRLTGHTEARRASLEWAGRNSERFVGAMRRATMDAIARKGEVR; this comes from the coding sequence ATGCCGCAGCAGCAGCCGCAGGATTCGCAGTCGCCGTACAGGCCGCCGTACGCCCCGCCCCCGCGGCCGCAGCCGTATCTCCCGCACCGCTTCGGGGTGTTCCTCGCCCCCTACCACCGGCCCGACGGCGACCCCGCGCTCCAGCTGCGCCGGGACCTCGACCTCGCCGCCGACCTGGACCGGCTCGGCTACGAGGAACTGTGGGCCGGCGAACACCACTCCGCGGGGTACGAGATCATCGCCTCGCCCGAGGTGTTCCTCGCCGCGGCTGCCGAACGCACCAGCCGGATCATGCTCGGAACCGGGGTCAACTCCCTGCCCTACCACCAGCCGTTGATCCTCGCCGACCGGATCTGCCAGCTCGACCAGCAGTCCCGGGGACGGGCCATGCTCGGGGTCGGTCCGGGCCAGCTGCCCTCGGACGCCTGCATGATGGGCGTCGACCCGCTCCGCTCCCGCGCGATGACGGCCGACGCCCTGGACGCGATCGTCCGGCTGCTGCGCGGGGAGACGGTCACGGCCGCCACCGAGTGGTTCGCCCTGGAGGAGGCCCGGCTCCAGCTCGGACCCTACCGGGGCCGGGAACTGGAGGTCGCGGTCGCCTCCGCCGTATCGCCGACCGGGGCTGTGCTCGCGGGACGCCACGGGGTCGGGATGCTCTCGCTCGCCGCGGCCGACCCCGCCGGGTACGGGGCGCTCGACGCCAACTGGGCCGCCCACGAGCGGGCCTGCGGCGAAGCCGGCCGCGCCGCCGACCGCACCGCCTGGCGGCTGGTCACCCCCGTGCACCTGGCCGAGACCCGCGAACAGGCCCTGCGCGAAGCCGAGTACGGCACGCCCGACCTCGTGGACTACATCGAGAAGCTGAGCGGCACCCGGCTGGACGGCTGCGCCACCCCGGCCGGCGCCGTCGAGCGGTGGACCACCGAGGGGCTGCCCACCTTCGGCCGGGCCGTCATCGGCACCCCCGAGGACGCCGTGCAGCGGGTCGAGCAACTGGCGGACAAGACCGGCGGGTTCGGGACCTTCCTCATCCTGCGGCTGGACCTCGCCGAGCCCGCGGCCGCCCTGCGCAGCCTGGAGCTCTTCGCCGAGCGGGTCGTCCCCCGACTCACCGGCCACACCGAAGCGCGCCGCGCCAGCCTGGAGTGGGCCGGGCGCAACAGCGAACGGTTCGTCGGAGCCATGCGCCGGGCCACGATGGACGCCATCGCCCGCAAGGGAGAGGTCCGTTGA
- a CDS encoding zinc-binding dehydrogenase, with protein MRAAVLEDGRFRVREHPDPVPGPGQALVETAACGICGSDLSAVAHTDEFLRASRDSGTTSFLFDPDRPLVMGHEFSGRVLSYGPGATGPEPGTGVVGLPWAVDAGGVVRTVGYSNAFPGGFGERIVVQAQALLPVPPSLDLGLAALTEPLAVGFGNIARSAAGKDTPAVVVGCGPVGLGAVAALLERGAGPVVASDPLPLRRAAAARLGAHAVVDPAAQDPVRLCAELAGARPRPAVVVNCVGVPGMLNRLLHTVPRGTEILQIGGVMTEDVIRPVVGIYKDVTIRMCLTYPPEQFGATLARLAEGRIDPASLVTGEAGFGGLDAAFASLRRPEEHIKVLIRPGQGGTGVTARRAPADDMTR; from the coding sequence TTGAGGGCCGCGGTGCTCGAAGACGGCCGGTTCCGCGTACGGGAGCACCCGGATCCGGTGCCCGGCCCCGGGCAGGCACTCGTGGAGACCGCCGCCTGCGGGATCTGCGGCTCCGACCTGAGCGCCGTCGCGCACACCGACGAGTTCCTCCGGGCCTCCCGGGACAGCGGAACCACCAGCTTCCTCTTCGACCCGGACCGGCCGCTGGTGATGGGCCACGAGTTCTCCGGCCGGGTCCTCTCCTACGGGCCCGGCGCGACCGGTCCCGAACCGGGCACCGGGGTCGTCGGCCTGCCCTGGGCGGTCGATGCGGGCGGGGTCGTGCGGACCGTGGGCTACAGCAACGCCTTCCCCGGCGGATTCGGCGAGCGGATCGTCGTACAGGCGCAGGCGCTGCTGCCCGTCCCGCCGTCCCTGGACCTCGGGCTCGCCGCCCTCACCGAGCCGCTGGCGGTGGGTTTCGGCAACATCGCCCGGAGCGCGGCGGGAAAGGACACCCCGGCCGTGGTCGTCGGCTGCGGCCCGGTCGGCCTCGGGGCCGTCGCAGCACTCCTGGAGCGCGGCGCCGGACCGGTCGTCGCCTCCGACCCCTTGCCGCTGCGGCGGGCGGCCGCCGCCCGGCTCGGCGCGCACGCGGTGGTGGACCCGGCCGCGCAGGACCCCGTACGTCTCTGCGCAGAGCTAGCGGGAGCCCGCCCGCGCCCCGCGGTGGTCGTGAACTGCGTGGGCGTACCCGGCATGCTGAACCGGCTCCTGCACACCGTCCCGCGCGGCACCGAGATCCTGCAGATCGGCGGGGTGATGACCGAGGACGTGATCCGGCCGGTGGTCGGCATCTACAAGGACGTCACGATCCGCATGTGCCTGACCTACCCGCCCGAACAGTTCGGCGCCACCCTCGCCCGCCTGGCCGAAGGCCGCATCGACCCCGCGTCCCTGGTCACGGGAGAAGCGGGCTTCGGCGGGCTGGACGCGGCCTTCGCCTCCCTGCGGCGGCCCGAGGAGCACATCAAGGTCCTGATCCGGCCCGGGCAGGGCGGAACGGGGGTGACGGCCCGCCGGGCACCCGCCGACGACATGACCCGCTGA
- a CDS encoding acyl-CoA dehydrogenase family protein yields MHLEYTPEQQRLRAELRAYFAELIPDDVYARYEDPAEQKRFYRETIRRLGADGWLGVGWPKEYGGRGMSPMDQFIFFDEAAQAVVPLPLMALNTVGPTIMQFGTDEQKAYFLPKILAGEIDFAIGYSEPDAGTDLAALKCKAVREGDEETGTYVVDGQKIWTTNGDTADWVWLAVRTDPDAPAHKGITMLLVPTSDPGYSCTLINTLASHDTTASYYENIRVPASRRVGQENKGWRLITNQLNHERVTLAAHGTMAIRALHDVQRWAAETKLADGRRVIDLSWVRGRLARTHARLDAMKLLNWQMVNAVQDGNLTPQDASAVKVYGSEARRDAYAWLMEVVGAAGSLKDGSAGAVLHGELERGYRSAVIFTFGGGNNEIQREIISWIGLGMPRVRR; encoded by the coding sequence GTGCACCTCGAATACACGCCTGAGCAGCAGCGGTTGCGCGCCGAGCTGCGCGCCTACTTCGCCGAACTGATCCCGGACGACGTCTACGCGCGGTACGAGGACCCGGCCGAACAGAAGCGCTTCTACCGGGAGACCATCCGCAGGCTCGGTGCCGACGGCTGGCTCGGGGTCGGCTGGCCCAAGGAGTACGGCGGGCGCGGGATGTCGCCCATGGACCAGTTCATCTTCTTCGACGAGGCCGCACAGGCCGTCGTGCCGCTGCCGCTGATGGCGCTCAACACCGTCGGGCCGACCATCATGCAGTTCGGCACCGACGAGCAGAAGGCGTACTTCCTGCCCAAGATCCTCGCCGGGGAGATCGACTTCGCCATCGGCTACAGCGAGCCCGACGCCGGCACCGACCTCGCCGCCCTCAAGTGCAAGGCCGTCCGCGAGGGCGACGAGGAGACCGGCACCTACGTGGTCGACGGGCAGAAGATCTGGACCACCAACGGCGACACCGCCGACTGGGTCTGGCTCGCCGTCCGCACCGACCCGGACGCCCCCGCCCACAAGGGCATCACCATGCTCCTCGTACCGACCTCCGACCCCGGCTACTCCTGCACCCTCATCAACACCCTGGCCTCGCACGACACCACGGCCAGCTACTACGAGAACATCCGCGTCCCCGCGAGCCGCCGCGTCGGCCAGGAGAACAAGGGCTGGCGCCTGATCACCAACCAGCTCAACCACGAGCGCGTCACCCTCGCCGCCCACGGCACCATGGCCATCCGCGCCCTGCACGACGTCCAGCGCTGGGCCGCCGAGACCAAGCTCGCCGACGGCCGCCGCGTCATCGACCTCTCCTGGGTCCGCGGCCGCCTCGCCCGCACCCACGCCCGCCTCGACGCGATGAAACTGCTGAACTGGCAGATGGTCAACGCCGTCCAGGACGGCAACCTCACCCCGCAGGACGCCTCCGCCGTCAAGGTCTACGGCTCCGAGGCGCGCAGGGACGCGTACGCCTGGCTGATGGAGGTGGTCGGCGCGGCCGGCTCCCTCAAGGACGGCTCCGCGGGCGCGGTCCTGCACGGCGAACTGGAGCGCGGCTACCGCAGCGCGGTCATCTTCACCTTCGGCGGCGGCAACAACGAGATCCAGCGCGAGATCATCTCGTGGATCGGCCTGGGCATGCCGCGGGTGCGCCGCTGA